In Synergistaceae bacterium, the DNA window ACCGGCATTAAAATATTTGCTCAATCCGTGAGTCTTATCGTTCATTACATACAAACGCGTTAATCTCCTGCAAGATTGAACGTTACCAAGATTCGCAGCTTTTGTGTACCAGTAAATAGCTTTCCCGGTGTCTTTGTCAACTTTATCGAGTTTGGCGAAGTTCGGATCATAAATTTCACCGGCCAAGAACGAAATAAATTCATTACCCTCTGCAAGTTTTAAGAAGTCGCTCATATCACCTGACTCCCAGCGCAAAATTTTTTCAGGATCATTTATAATTGAACGCGGAAGAGCTGTCAATGAGTCTAAATCATAATATGTTGCGTATTGAGTATTTGCCCAACCTATATTAGGACACGGCCTCCACGGGGCTTGATTTAATATTTTCGGGCTTATTTCTGTCAACGGTACATAAATATTGCGCTTGCCCTGCGATTTTTGCTGCATTGTAATGCGTAACATTTCTTGATGTTCGGCTCTAATCTGCTTGGCTATGGTCAAATCTTTTATGCCTCCGATAAAATTCGAGCTTATCAACAGCGAAATTATTAATAACAGCCACTTGAACGAATAAATTTTATTTTTTCCTGCACTGGTTAATTTGCCGTCATAACAAAATATCCATAAGAAGACCCATAATGCACCCATCATCCAAAGCATGAGACTTTCTCCGCGAAATTCCAAGCCTTGACCTTGTGCCCAGCCTCCTACAGCTTGATTTAATACTGCAACAATAGAGACTATCGCGAAAATTTGCCAGCCGCGTAAATGCAAATTAGAGACTCTTTCTTTACCCGTCAATTTTGCTATGTCAGGCAGAAATAAGAGAAATACATATATAACCGGCTTAATGAAAAATTTTATTATCGTGAAGAAACCAAATGCGAAAGCTACCATTATTGCGCGTAATAATCGATTAATAAATGAAAGTTTTACTGTACCCATTCTCCTAGCAACACTGGGCGCAAAAAAATAGAGTATTATAAATGCTGTTACACACACAAGCCAGAATAAAACAAAAATTTTTGTATTGCGTTTATTGCCGTTCACGTAAAAATATATTGCCGTAAAAAATGTGATTATAACTTGAAAAATTGTAGCAGTCTCAATGAAGAAGCACCCAGCAAATAAAATTATAAGAGCAGCTAATAAAGTTAGTACCCCCCCCCCCCCTTAGTAATTTTACTGACAAAGCAAGAGAGACAAGCATTACAGATGTTGACCCAAAATAGAATCCTTCTCCAACAAACCACCAGTAAAAAACTTGATCCAATGCACAGTGAACCGCAAATGTTCCAGCAGTAAATATAAGTGTCGATAAAAATTTTTTCCGTGCGCTTATTTCCGGATAAAATGTACTTATCTCAAAATACAACGCTGCAATATATGTCAATGTCGCTATTAAAGGGTAAAACCCGTAAGACAACATAATGGGAAAATTTATAGCCAGCAGAGAATTAATAAATACCGGAACAATTCGCGGAGTAATATTCATAAATTCATTGATAGCAGCTTTGAAAGCTCCCATTTGTTCAGCCCTGTAAGAGTATATATAATCGTCCTTCCATGGCACAGCGTACAAGCCCAAATAACAATAAAGCCCAATATAAGCAAGCATAAACAAACCTAACAGCGCGTAAAAAATTTTTCTGCGTTCCATTAAATAACGCTCCTTCATGAAATTTTTATAAACTATAACACACTCACAAAATTTGAATCTCTGCGTAATTTTGCGTATTGCGTTTTGTGAGACCCTGATTTATTATTTCGCGCGTTGAATTAATTAGCACTCGTTATTATCAAGTGCCATTAAATAATAAAAATTATATCAGGAGGTCATGAAATTATGAGACTTAAACCGCTTGGCGATAGAATAGTTGTAAAAGTTTTAACACGCGAAGAGAAAACTAAAGGCGGAATCGTTCTCCCCGACACAGCAAAAGAGAAACCCACCGAAGGCGAAGTAATCGCAGTAGGAACCGGCAAAATTTTAGATAACGGCCAAAAGCAGCCCGTTGAAGTTAAAGTCGGCGATAGAATTATATTCAGCAAATATGCAGGTACAGAAGTAAAAATTGACGGCGAAGAACTTGTAATTTTCAGCGAGAGAGACGTACTCGCAATAATCGAGAAATAGTTAATCACTCAGGAGGAAATATAAATTATGGCAAAAATTCTTTCATTCAACGAAGAAGCCCGCAGAGCAATGCTCCGTGGAATTGACAAAGTTGCAGATACAGTCGGCGTTACGTTAGGCCCCAAAGGTCGTAATGTAGTTCTTGAGAAAAAATTCGGCTCACCCACTATCACAAATGACGGCGTTACAATCGCAAAAGAAATCGAGCTTGAGGATCCTTTCGAGAACGCAGGCGCACAGTTACTCAAAGAAGTAGCGTCAAAAACTAATGACATCGCAGGAGACGGCACAACAACAGCAACAATTTTCTCACGCGCAATTATCCGTGAAGGAATGAAAAACGTTGCAGCAGGTGCAAATGGTATGTTAATGCGTCAGGGAATCGAGAAAGCTATTGATTTCGTAGTCGAGGAACTCAAGAAACAGAGTACTCCCGTCAAAGAGAAAGAAAAAATTGCTCAGGTTGCATCAATTTCCGCAAATAATGCAGCAGTCGGCGAGCTTATTTCTGAAGCAATGTCAAAAGTAGGCGAGGACGGAGTAATCACAATCGAGGACAGTCAGACAGTAGGCACAACTCTTGAAATGGTCGAGGGACTCCAGTTCGACAAAGGTTATATCAGCCCTTACATGATCACAGACAGCGAAAGAATGGAAGCAAATTTTGATGACGCTTATATTCTTATTCATGACGCAAAAATAAGCAGCATTAAAGATTTACTGCCCATTCTCGAAAAAGTTGTGCAGACCGGAAAGCCTTTATTAATTATCGCTGAAGATGTCGAGGGCGAAGCACTTGCAACACTCGTAGTAAATAAGATTCGCGGAGTCATGCAGGTTGCAGCGGTAAAAGCTCCCGGATTTGGCGACAGACGCAAAGCAATGCTTCAGGATATTGCAATCGTTACCGGCGGACAGGTCATCAGCGAAGAAACCGGAATGAAATTCGAGAACACTGAATTAAATATGCTTGGACGCGCTAAGAAAGTTAAGATCACAAAGGAAGATACAACTATCACTCAGGGTGCAGGCAATCCGGAAGAGATTCGCGCAAGAGCAAAACAGATTCGCAAGGAAATCGATGACTCAACGTCAGACTATGACAAGGAAAAATTACACGAGAGACTCGCAAAATTAGTCGGAGGCGTGGCAGTAATTCAAGTAGGTTCAGCAACAGAAACCGAGCAGAAAGAATTAAAGCACAGAATCGAAGACGCACTCAACGCAACAAGAGCAGCAGTTGAAGAAGGTATCGTCGCAGGCGGCGGAGTTGCAGCACTCAATTGCGCTACATCACTTGAACCGTTTGTAGAAAAACTTTCAGGCGATGTCAAGACAGGTGCAAGAATCGTTCTTGACGCGTTAAAAGCTCCGTTATATTTAATCGCAGAGAATGCCGGCTATCAGGGCGACGTTGTTGTCGAGAGAGTCAGAAGCGAGAAAATCGGACACGGACTCAATGCTGCAACAGGCGAATATACTGACATGGTAGCAGCAGGAATTATCGACCCCGTAAAAGTTACCCGCTCAGCATTACAGAATGCAGGATCAATCGCAGCAATGGTACTTACAACAGAAGGAATCGTTGCTGACAAACCCGAAAAGAAAGAAGCAGCTCCTGCAATGCCCGGCGGTATGGGCGGCATGGACGGAATGTATTAATAGATTCCAATCGCGAAGAAATAATAAAATTTTTCCCGGAAGCCTCAATGACTCCCGGGAATTTTTTTATAGATTAACAACTACTGTATAAAGCACTAAATCTGTATTTCCCGTGTTAAAAATAGCGTGGCTCGATCCTGACGGGCAAAAATGACATACTCCCGGCGTTAAGATTTCCTTCACCGCCGTTCATGTTCGTGAAGACTCTTTCTTTCATATCATTGAAGTCGATTAACATTTTTTATGCCGTCCTTTGTGAAAGTCCTTTCATGCTGCAAATGGCCCAGTCAGTATTAACGCGAGTTACAACACTTCCGCAGTATTCGCATTGTGCCGACGCATTTAATTTCAACGGTGCACCGCAATGAG includes these proteins:
- a CDS encoding sel1 repeat family protein: MGTVKLSFINRLLRAIMVAFAFGFFTIIKFFIKPVIYVFLLFLPDIAKLTGKERVSNLHLRGWQIFAIVSIVAVLNQAVGGWAQGQGLEFRGESLMLWMMGALWVFLWIFCYDGKLTSAGKNKIYSFKWLLLIISLLISSNFIGGIKDLTIAKQIRAEHQEMLRITMQQKSQGKRNIYVPLTEISPKILNQAPWRPCPNIGWANTQYATYYDLDSLTALPRSIINDPEKILRWESGDMSDFLKLAEGNEFISFLAGEIYDPNFAKLDKVDKDTGKAIYWYTKAANLGNVQSCRRLTRLYVMNDKTHGLSKYFNAGYWFVRSELPLLRP
- the groES gene encoding co-chaperone GroES; translation: MRLKPLGDRIVVKVLTREEKTKGGIVLPDTAKEKPTEGEVIAVGTGKILDNGQKQPVEVKVGDRIIFSKYAGTEVKIDGEELVIFSERDVLAIIEK
- the groL gene encoding chaperonin GroEL (60 kDa chaperone family; promotes refolding of misfolded polypeptides especially under stressful conditions; forms two stacked rings of heptamers to form a barrel-shaped 14mer; ends can be capped by GroES; misfolded proteins enter the barrel where they are refolded when GroES binds); translated protein: MAKILSFNEEARRAMLRGIDKVADTVGVTLGPKGRNVVLEKKFGSPTITNDGVTIAKEIELEDPFENAGAQLLKEVASKTNDIAGDGTTTATIFSRAIIREGMKNVAAGANGMLMRQGIEKAIDFVVEELKKQSTPVKEKEKIAQVASISANNAAVGELISEAMSKVGEDGVITIEDSQTVGTTLEMVEGLQFDKGYISPYMITDSERMEANFDDAYILIHDAKISSIKDLLPILEKVVQTGKPLLIIAEDVEGEALATLVVNKIRGVMQVAAVKAPGFGDRRKAMLQDIAIVTGGQVISEETGMKFENTELNMLGRAKKVKITKEDTTITQGAGNPEEIRARAKQIRKEIDDSTSDYDKEKLHERLAKLVGGVAVIQVGSATETEQKELKHRIEDALNATRAAVEEGIVAGGGVAALNCATSLEPFVEKLSGDVKTGARIVLDALKAPLYLIAENAGYQGDVVVERVRSEKIGHGLNAATGEYTDMVAAGIIDPVKVTRSALQNAGSIAAMVLTTEGIVADKPEKKEAAPAMPGGMGGMDGMY